The sequence CCTGAAACACCTGCATTTCAATAGCGGCGATATCCAGGTCTCAAGCGACGCCGGATTCGATATTGCCAGTCCGGGCGCAGCTCTTGAAAAACTGAACCTGACCGGCCAATGGAACATGACTCTACAAAACCGGATCCGGGCAAAAGACTCTCATGCTGTTTTTCCCGAAAAAGGCCTTAAGGCGGTTCTGCACCTCGATGCTGTATATTCCGGCAATACATGGAATTTGAAGGACAATCTCCTGGCGCTGCCTTCAATCAAGATTATCTTCCAGGGCCATTACGAGACGACCGGCGACCGGGAATATTCGCTCCGGGCAACAATGCCCGAATTTTCGCTCAGCGACCTTTTCCTGATATCACCGGCTATCTCGGCAATCCAACCCGGCGGCAAAATGTCTGGCGATATCGAATGGACCGGCAGCACCGCATCACCCTCCGATCTTTCAGGAAAAATCATCCTGAATGAAGCATCGTTGCAGATTGCCGGCCCGATCGCCGACCTGACAAGGCTTAACGGTAAAATCAGGCTCGACTGGCCTGAAATCAGGGGCGAAGGGCTAAGTGCCCAGCTTGGCCAATCTCCGATTCAACTCGGCCTTGAAATTCCGGATTTGAATACTGCCAAGGTCAACATGATTATCAGGGGGGATTCAATCCGGGCCGACGAGTTGATCTTCCGTTCAGACAAAGCGTATCTGCGTGACGTCGATTCCCGACTCAGCATCACCGAAAATGCAATCTATCTCGGGCCGATTTATCTACGCATGGATCGAGGTACAAATGTCACGATAAACGGGACTGTAAGCAACCTGCCGGCCGCCAACACCAAGCTGACGATTGAAGGGCGATACGGAAATATCGATGAAGTGATCAGCCTCTGGCTTGCCGATAACCCTCAACAATTCAAACAGAAGCAGAGAAAACAGCAAGGTAGCCTGGAAATAGATATCCACACCGCAGCTGGTGAAATAGCCAACCTGCCATTCGAGGAAAGCACCGGCCATATCAGCTATCGTGATCGCACTCTGATTATCAATCCGATCGAGTTTAAATCTGGCCCCGGCACCGGGATCGGCCAAGTGCTCGTCAAGTACCGGGACAACCAGCCACCGCTCATGAAGATTTCCGGACATCTCGAAAACTTCGACGCGCTTGCGGTCTACCAACAACTGCTGCAAAGGAAAGGGATTATCACCGGGCGACTGTGGGGAGACTTTTACCTCGAGGGGACAGCCGGCAATCTTAAAGAGGTTTTTCTGCCCTCCTCCTTCGGCGCCTTTGATTTCACTGTCCGGGACGGCGTATTAAAAAAACTGCGCGGGTTGAGCAATGCCCTGACCCTGTTTAATGTTTATCCGATTTTCACTTCATCGGGAAAAGAGCGTGGTGTCCCCTTCGACAAACTGCAGGGCAATACCATATTGAAGAATGGGATTCTGGCATCCGAAAACATATCGATGCAAGGTGATGTCATGAATATGACAATGACCGGTACGCAGGATCTGATCGCAAACGAGGTCGATCTGGAACTCGGTATTATGCCGTTACGAACCATTGACCGGCTGCTCACCAAGATTACGCTTGCCGGGTGGATATTGACCGGCGAAAAGAAGGCATTGGTTACAGCTCACTTCAAGTTGAGCGGACCGGGAGACGACCCCAATGTCACTCCCATTCCGATCGAGTCGGCATCGAAACAGGTTATTGGACTTTTCCGAAGGCTTTTTACCCTGCCGGTCAAAATTATTTCCGACGTCAACGAGGCAATCAATTAAGCGGCTATCGTTCGACGACCGCACCGTATACCGATGCCATCTGGCGGAACGCGAACTCGCCATCATCTTTGTTAATCGACGCGACCGAATCGACCGGGACCGTGACCCGGTAACCGCGCAAGGCCGCATCGGCGACAGCCGACATGATACAGATATTTGAAACGCAGCCGGTAATAATCAAAGCTTCGGCACCAATTTCCTTGAGGACCTCTTCAAGCTCGGTCTGATAAAATGCCGAATAGGTTTTTTTTCTGACGATGCGATCGCCTTCCTGCGGGGCCAGTTCACTGACAATTTCGGCACCCCGGGTCCCGGCAACGGCATGCGGCGGCCAACCCATCTTTTCGAATTCTGAATCGTCTTCGGCATGGGCATCACACACATAAACAACCGGTGTCCCCTGTTGGCGGGCCTGCTCAACCCGGTCTGCCAGAGCCGGGAGTATTTCACGGTTGTGTGGGACCTCAAGCGGCGCACCCGAGAGAACAAAGTCATTCAGCATATCGACAACAAGAATCGCTTCTCGCATGATTAATCCTCCTCTTTTCCTGCCTGCAACTATATCAGTTTTTACGCTGAAAAAAATGCGCCCGGGCGCGCACGGGAAACCGATTATTCAAATCATTTGGTGCCGACATAAACGGAGACGATGCCGAATGTCAGGTCATAGTATTGAGTATCGGCAAATCCGGCCGACTGCATCATTGCGCAGAATTCTTCCTGCGGCGGAAATTCG comes from Desulfuromonas sp. and encodes:
- a CDS encoding nicotinamidase, with product MREAILVVDMLNDFVLSGAPLEVPHNREILPALADRVEQARQQGTPVVYVCDAHAEDDSEFEKMGWPPHAVAGTRGAEIVSELAPQEGDRIVRKKTYSAFYQTELEEVLKEIGAEALIITGCVSNICIMSAVADAALRGYRVTVPVDSVASINKDDGEFAFRQMASVYGAVVER